Proteins encoded by one window of Hyla sarda isolate aHylSar1 chromosome 13, aHylSar1.hap1, whole genome shotgun sequence:
- the RPL38 gene encoding 60S ribosomal protein L38, whose amino-acid sequence MPRKIEEIKDFLLTARRKDAKSVKIKKNKDNVKFKVRCSKYLYTLVITDKEKAEKLKQSLPPGLSVKELK is encoded by the exons ATG CCTCGCAAAATTGAAGAGATCAAAGATTTCCTGCTGACAGCCAGGAGAAAAGATGCCAAGT CTGTTAAGATCAAGAAGAACAAGGACAATGTGAAATTCAAGGTTCGCTGCAGCAAGTACTTGTACACATTAGTCATAACAGACAAAGAGAAGGCAGAGAAGCTCAAACAGTCTCTACCTCCTG GTCTGTCTGTGAAAGAACTGAAGTAA